A section of the Castanea sativa cultivar Marrone di Chiusa Pesio chromosome 12, ASM4071231v1 genome encodes:
- the LOC142619545 gene encoding mitogen-activated protein kinase kinase kinase YODA-like, with amino-acid sequence MPSWWVKLSSKEAKKKTNKESFIDALQRKFKGPSEGKVDSRSGGSRRHCSDTVSEKGSRSPQESRSPSPSKHVARCQSFAERNHAQPLPLPGARPASVVRIDSENGISTKPRLEKGSKPSPLPIPGCIRGRPNPTDLDGDIVTASVSSECSIESDDPADSHHRSPQATDYDTGTRTTAGSPSSLKLRDQSSTVAQTNPRERKKPPNLSFCNHTSPTSPKQRPISSHVPNLLVPYNGAFCSAPDSSMSSPSRSPLRAFSTEQATNSAFWTGKTYQDVTFVGSGQCSSPGSGHNSGHNSMGGDVSGQFFWQQSRGSPEYSPVPSPRMASPGPSSRIQSGAVTPIHPRAGGTPLESQTSWPDDGKQQSHRLPLPPIAIVNSSPFSHSNSAATSPSVPRSPGRADNPPSPGSRWKKGKLLGTGSFGLVYVGFNSENGDMCAMKEVTLFSDDVKSKESAKQLMQEIALLSRLQHPNIVQYYGSETVDDKLYIYLEYVSGGSIYKLLQDYGQFGELAIRSYTQQILSGLAYLHTKNTLHRDIKGANILVDPAGRVKLADFGMAKHITGQSCPLSFKGSPYWMAPEVFKNQNGYNLAVDIWSLGCTVLEMATTKPPWSQYEGVAAMFKIGNSKELPAIPDHLSEDGKDFVRQCLQRNPISRPTAAKLLEHPFVKNAAPLERPIMGPEPSDMPAAVTNGVKALGMGQARNLSTLDSDRLSFHSSRISRTGPHASEIHIPRNISCPVSPIGSPLLHSRSPQHLNGRMSPSPISSPRTTSGSSTPLTGGFGAIPFNHMKQSVYLQEGFGSMPNPRNGPYVNGPSYHDSNPDIFRGMQPGSHIFTEPIPSDNDVLGKQLGRPVHGELYDGQSVLADRVSRQLLRDNVLDLSPRSSLPSHTKLFLT; translated from the exons ATGCCTTCATGGTGGGTGAAGTTATCATCcaaagaagcgaagaagaaaacaaacaagGAAAGTTTCATTGACGCATTGCAAAGAAAATTTAAGGGTCCATCTGAAGGTAAAGTGGACAGTAGATCAGGAGGGTCTCGAAGACATTGCAGTGACACAGTTTCAGAGAAGGGGTCCCGATCCCCCCAAGAATCAAGATCACCTTCTCCTTCCAAACATGTGGCGAGGTGTCAAAGTTTTGCTGAAAGAAATCATGCTCAACCACTTCCACTTCCTGGCGCACGCCCTGCAAGTGTAGTCCGTATAGATTCTGAAAATGGTATATCAACAAAACCCAGGTTGGAAAAAGGCTCCAAGCCATCGCCTCTTCCAATACCTGGATGCATTCGTGGCAGGCCAAATCCTACAGATTTAGATGGAGATATTGTCACTGCTTCAGTTTCTAGTGAGTGTAGCATTGAAAGTGATGATCCAGCTGACTCACATCACCGTAGTCCTCAAGCAACTGATTATGACACTGGGACCAGAACTACTGCTGGCAGCCCTTCCAG TTTGAAGCTCAGGGATCAATCCTCTACCGTTGCCCAAACAAACCCAAGGGAACGGAAAAAACCTCCTAACCTTTCATTCTGCAATCATACGTCCCCTACATCACCTAAACAAAGGCCTATAAGCAGTCATGTGCCGAATCTACTGGTTCCTTATAATGGCGCTTTCTGCAGTGCTCCAGACAGCTCCATGTCAAGTCCTTCCAGAAGTCCACTGAGGGCATTTAGCACTGAACAAGCTACGAACTCTGCTTTCTGGACTGGAAAGACTTATCAAGATGTCACATTTGTTGGATCTGGGCAGTGCTCTAGTCCGGGTTCCGGTCACAATTCTGGGCATAATTCAATGGGAGGGGATGTATCAGGACAGTTTTTTTGGCAACAAAGCAGGGGTAGCCCTGAGTATTCTCCAGTACCGAGTCCACGAATGGCTAGCCCTGGTCCAAGCTCCAGAATTCAAAGTGGTGCTGTCACACCTATTCATCCTCGAGCAGGAGGGACACCCCTGGAGTCACAGACAAGCTGGCCTGATGATGGGAAACAACAGAGTCACCGTTTACCCCTTCCTCCTATAGCAATTGTAAATTCTTCTCCCTTTTCTCATTCAAATTCAGCCGCAACATCTCCCTCTGTGCCACGAAGTCCAGGAAGGGCAGATAATCCACCAAGCCCTGGCTCACGCTGGAAAAAGGGGAAGCTGCTGGGTACAGGTTCTTTTGGACTTGTTTATGTTGGCTTTAACAG TGAAAATGGTGATATGTGTGCAATGAAGGAGGTCACATTATTTTCAGATGATGTAAAGTCTAAGGAAAGTGCTAAGCAATTAATGCAG GAAATTGCTTTATTAAGTCGTTTACAACATCCAAACATTGTGCAGTATTACGGGTCTGAAACA GTAGATGACAAACTTTATATATACCTTGAGTATGTATCTGGTGGCTCCATTTATAAACTTCTCCAAGACTATGGGCAATTTGGTGAACTAGCGATTCGTAGTTATACTCAACAAATCTTGTCAGGGCTTGCATACCTACATACTAAAAATACTCTCCACAG GGATATTAAGGGAGCAAATATACTCGTTGACCCAGCTGGCCGTGTGAAGCTGGCAGACTTTGGGATGGCCAAGCAT ATCACTGGGCAGTCTTGTCCACTATCATTCAAGGGGAGCCCTTACTGGATGGCACCTGAG GTTTTTAAGAACCAAAATGGTTACAACCTTGCTGTGGATATCTGGAGTCTTGGGTGCACTGTATTGGAAATGGCTACAACAAAACCACCTTGGAGCCAATATGAAGGG GTTGCTGCCATGTTTAAGATTGGGAATAGCAAGGAACTCCCAGCAATTCCAGATCACCTCTCAGAAGATGGGAAGGATTTTGTAAGGCAATGTTTGCAACGAAATCCAATAAGTCGTCCAACTGCTGCTAAGCTTTTGGAGCACCCTTTTGTGAAAAATGCTGCACCATTGGAAAGACCTATTATGGGCCCTGAGCCTTCAGATATGCCTGCAGCGGTAACAAATGGAGTAAAGGCTCTg GGCATGGGGCAAGCAAGAAATCTTTCCACCTTGGATTCTGATAGACTTTCATTTCACTCGTCTAGAATTTCAAGAACTGGTCCTCATgccag CGAGATCCATATTCCAAGGAACATATCATGCCCTGTCTCACCCATTGGAAGCCCTCTTCTGCACTCAAGGTCGCCACAACACCTAAATGGAAGAATGTCTCCTTCTCCGATATCTAGCCCACGGACCACTTCAGGCTCGTCCACGCCCCTCACAGGTGGTTTTGGTGCCATTCCATTTAATCACATGAAACAGTCAGTATACTTGCAAGAGGGTTTTGGAAGCATGCCCAACCCCCGAAATGGGCCCTACGTCAATGGCCCCTCCTATCATGATTCAAATCCTGACATCTTTAGAGGGATGCAACCAGGGTCTCACATCTTCACAGAACCAATTCCCAGTGACAATGATGTTTTGGGAAAGCAGTTAGGAAGGCCTGTTCATGGAGAATTGTATGATGGACAGTCAGTCTTGGCCGATCGTGTATCTAGGCAGCTCCTGAGGGATAATGTTTTGGATCTAAGTCCCAGATCTTCTTTGCCCAGCCACACAAAATTGTTTCTAACTTGA
- the LOC142621238 gene encoding short-chain dehydrogenase TIC 32, chloroplastic-like isoform X2, with protein sequence MRAYKPKKKIAFEHFPTKIKQSTISYFAQREREMWLFNRKGASGFSASSTAEEVTEGIDGTGLTAIVTGGSSGIGTETARVLALRGVHVVMGVRNMTAGREVKEAMVKGNPTAKIDAMELDLSSIASVRKFAEEFNSSGLPLSILMSHGNTIHAFQRQHRTTICNKPPRYNGLSAYGQSKLANILHANELSRRLKENGAEITANSVHPGAVATDLFRHHSFVSGLIGLLGKYMIKNVQQGAATTCYVALHPQVKGVSGHYFSDSNKVEASPQANDSELAKKLWNFSLNMIDGCTPVS encoded by the exons ATGAGGGcctacaagcccaaaaaaaaaattgcatttgaGCATTTCCCCacgaaaataaaacaaagtacAATCAGTTACTttgcacagagagagagagagatgtggtTGTTTAACAGAAAAGGGGCATCTGGGTTTTCAGCTTCTTCTACAGCTGAGGAAGTTACAGAAGGGATTGATGGGACTGGTCTCACTGCCATTGTCACAG GAGGATCAAGTGGTATTGGCACTGAAACTGCACGTGTTCTTGCCTTGCGTGGTGTCCATGTAGTTATGGGTGTTAGGAATATGACAGCTGGTAGGGAGGTCAAAGAAGCAATGGTCAAAGGAAACCCCACTGCAAAAATTGATGCTATGGAGTTAGATCTAAGTTCGATCGCATCAGTAAGAAAATTTGCAGAAGAGTTCAATTCCTCGGGTCTTCCACTAAGCATTCTCAT GAGTCATGGCAACACCATTCATGCTTTCCAAAGACAACATCGAACTACAATTTGCAACAAACCACCTAG ATATAACGGTTTATCTGCATATGGTCAATCAAAGCTTGCTAATATTCTGCATGCTAATGAACTTTCTAGACGGCTAAAG GAAAATGGGGCAGAGATAACTGCAAATTCAGTGCATCCTGGAGCAGTTGCCACTGATCTTTTCCGTCATCATAGCTTTGTTAGTG GTCTGATTGGTCTTCTTGGTAAATATATGATTAAAAATGTTCAACAG GGGGCAGCAACAACATGCTATGTGGCATTGCATCCACAAGTTAAAGGGGTTAGTGGCCACTATTTTTCAGACAGTAACAAAGTTGAAGCAAGCCCACAAGCTAATGATTCTGAGCTGGCTAAGAAACTCTGGAATTTCAGCTTGAATATGATTGACGGATGTACTCCTGTTTCATAG
- the LOC142621238 gene encoding short-chain dehydrogenase TIC 32, chloroplastic-like isoform X1 — protein sequence MRAYKPKKKIAFEHFPTKIKQSTISYFAQREREMWLFNRKGASGFSASSTAEEVTEGIDGTGLTAIVTGGSSGIGTETARVLALRGVHVVMGVRNMTAGREVKEAMVKGNPTAKIDAMELDLSSIASVRKFAEEFNSSGLPLSILINNAGVMATPFMLSKDNIELQFATNHLGHFLLTNLLLEKMKKTALESGREGRIVNVSSRRHQFSYREGIRFDKINDPSGYNGLSAYGQSKLANILHANELSRRLKENGAEITANSVHPGAVATDLFRHHSFVSGLIGLLGKYMIKNVQQGAATTCYVALHPQVKGVSGHYFSDSNKVEASPQANDSELAKKLWNFSLNMIDGCTPVS from the exons ATGAGGGcctacaagcccaaaaaaaaaattgcatttgaGCATTTCCCCacgaaaataaaacaaagtacAATCAGTTACTttgcacagagagagagagagatgtggtTGTTTAACAGAAAAGGGGCATCTGGGTTTTCAGCTTCTTCTACAGCTGAGGAAGTTACAGAAGGGATTGATGGGACTGGTCTCACTGCCATTGTCACAG GAGGATCAAGTGGTATTGGCACTGAAACTGCACGTGTTCTTGCCTTGCGTGGTGTCCATGTAGTTATGGGTGTTAGGAATATGACAGCTGGTAGGGAGGTCAAAGAAGCAATGGTCAAAGGAAACCCCACTGCAAAAATTGATGCTATGGAGTTAGATCTAAGTTCGATCGCATCAGTAAGAAAATTTGCAGAAGAGTTCAATTCCTCGGGTCTTCCACTAAGCATTCTCAT TAACAATGCAGGAGTCATGGCAACACCATTCATGCTTTCCAAAGACAACATCGAACTACAATTTGCAACAAACCACCTAG GTCATTTTCTTTTGACAAATCTATTGttggagaaaatgaaaaaaacagcACTTGAATCTGGCAGAGAAGGAAGGATTGTGAATGTCTCTTCACGCCGTCACCAATTTTCATATCGTGAAGGGATTCGGTTTGACAAAATCAATGATCCATCAGG ATATAACGGTTTATCTGCATATGGTCAATCAAAGCTTGCTAATATTCTGCATGCTAATGAACTTTCTAGACGGCTAAAG GAAAATGGGGCAGAGATAACTGCAAATTCAGTGCATCCTGGAGCAGTTGCCACTGATCTTTTCCGTCATCATAGCTTTGTTAGTG GTCTGATTGGTCTTCTTGGTAAATATATGATTAAAAATGTTCAACAG GGGGCAGCAACAACATGCTATGTGGCATTGCATCCACAAGTTAAAGGGGTTAGTGGCCACTATTTTTCAGACAGTAACAAAGTTGAAGCAAGCCCACAAGCTAATGATTCTGAGCTGGCTAAGAAACTCTGGAATTTCAGCTTGAATATGATTGACGGATGTACTCCTGTTTCATAG